Sequence from the Paenibacillus tundrae genome:
TTTACGGGCGCAGAACTAGAGCAGGTGAATTTTACAGGAGCAGATCTCTCAGGTAGCCGGATGCTTGTACAGGATCGGTTTCGGGTTGAACTGACCTCTGAGCAACGAGCTTCCGTAGAATGGGTTGAGGCTTAGGAGGCTAGCGTTATGGAGTACTATATCATCGAATATGACCGCCGACTCCCGCAGCAAGGGGCTATTCAATGGCCGGAACGGATGCTTCGGGGGTATGAACAGACAGCAGATGAAGAAATGGTGTATGTAAAACAAGGTGAGGTGTTTACATCCCCATGTATCGTGAACCACTATCCTATACAACTGTATGTGGAAGAGCTATCTCGCATCATGCTCAAAATGGAATCAGATCTTCATCGCAAACGCATAGTGGTCATGAATCTGGAGCAGCAGAACCAGACGTTCTATGAATGGATCGAGTTACCTCAAGTGAGCTGGATGGCACCCGAGGCAGTTCAGGTTCAAGCCGGACAAGTGAACGGTATAGATCTTGGACATCAAGGCTTGAGCGAAAGCTCCATATGGTGCGTCCCGTATTACCGTTCATATCTGACGATCGTAGGACTTGAAGTAGCCGAGAAGTTATTAAAAGCAGGAATATACGGGTTAATCGTGAGACCGATTCAGATAACAGGAGGAGAACTAGATGGGGATTATAGATACGGTACTAGATAAAGGTACGCTAGGTGAGTTGCTAAGCTCACCTTGGAGAAGTGAGGATACCTATGTAACCGCAGGTGCTTATATGTATTGTACATTTGGAACACATGAGGATGTGCTTAACAAGCTGGAGCCTAATGGTGTTTATATCAATGGGAGTCCAATGCTAACAGTGGACGACTGCGTGACGTCAACATCGGAGCCAAGAGTTATGCACGGCGTGCCTTGTACCAAGATGGGAGAAAACATTGATGGGAATCTGTATTCTTTCGGATACTGTAGAAGTGAGCTACATCCCATGAAGACAGCGGAAAAGCTAATTGGAGATTACGCTGCCCTTCCACATATCATTGATCCAGATCCACTAGAGCTAACATTCGGTAAGGCTGTATTCCCATGTGCACCAGATTTGATGCCTACAGCTTCAGCATCTGCACCAGCACAAGCCCCGTTTACCGCTCAAGCTACAGCCCAACTTAGCGCTATGGTCTCACTACCCATGTCTAATTCATTATTGGATGCATTGACTGGAGCAACGACAAAGTGGACAAATGGGAGTTCCAATGTATCTATTCAAGGGGTACCCGCATTAACGAGCAAATCTTGCTTGTATTGCAAATGCGGTGGGAAAATCAGCTTACTTACCAATGGCATGGATCCAGCTCCCCCTCAATTTTCAGCTAGGTAGTTTCTAAAGGGGGAGATGAGATATGGAATTAACTTATCAAGGAGATGGCTATGAATTAACATGGCCATATAACATCAAGGAGCTGCGTAGTTTTCGAATTGAGAGAGCCTTTAACACGCATGCCAAATGTGTATTTATAGCTCGCATGAGCGAAGAGGAAGCAGAGCAATGCTTGATACATAGCAGCTTTGAGGATAGTTTGGTTATACAAAAGATTACGGATGCAAGACCGGAAAGCTGGTTTGCTGGGGGGATTATCAAGGTAGACATCCAGATGGAGGATGGCATCCCGCTTGTTGAGGTGCATGCACTTTCGCGTAGCTACGTGATGGATATGACACCCCAGAGCCGTTCCTATCAGAACAAACGTCTGACATATACTGATGCTGTGCGCCAGTTGGCTGGAAAGTACCATGGAGGAGATGCCCAGAACATGGCGACCAGTGATCAGGCATCGATCGGAGCCTTGCTTGTGCAATATGAGGAGACGGACTGGCAATTCATGAAGCGACTCGCAGCCCGTGTGGGTACCGTCATCTTGCCGGATGTTACAATGGATGCCCCTCGTATATTCTTCGGAGTCCCGGATTTATCGTGGGGGCAGGAGATCAAGGCTATTCGGTACACGGCGATGAAAGATCGAGCACAGTATGAGCAACTGAAGGCACATGCGGAAGGTGATGATGCGAAGAAGGTAACTGAGTCTGACTTTGTCCGTTACCGCGTGACAAGTGAACAATTCTGCCAAGTAGGCGATGATGTCTCTTTCAAAGGTCAGATCTGGGTCGTGTCCGAATCCGTCATTAGCTATAACGCTGGCAGAGTTAGATATGAATACTTGTTCGTCCAAAGACGAAGCCTACGACGCAAATCCCGACGGAATGAGCAACTTCAGGGTAGATCGCTGGAAGGGCGTGTCGTGAAACGGGCGAATAACATGGTGAAAGTGCATCTGGACATCGACGACCAACATGATGAGCAAGGCAACTGGTGGTTTCCGTATTCAGGGGAAGGCAACAACATCTTTCACTGTTTGCCAGATGAAGGGGCACGCATCAAAGTATATTTCCCCAGTGGGACAGAGAAACAGTCTATGGCTATCAATTCTGTTCGCGGTGGTAGCGACGATATGAAAAGCCGGACTGTATTCCATAAGCCAGCAACCAAAGTGTTCGAGATGCCAGGCGAAGCGCGTATGCAGCTTGGCGACGATGGCGTATTGTTCAAGAAAGGAAGCGTCAGTCTGCATCTGGATGCGGGAAACATTAGCCTGAACGCGACGGAAGATCTGCTCGTGGTGGCGAGTAGTCAGATTGAGGCGGGTTCAGGTAACGACAAAGGCATGCTGGAATCATTCAAAATTCAAGCAGAGCAGCAGATTGTCTTGCAGACGAATGTGGATCAATATGTCGTCCTTAGTGGCAACCGGGTGGGCATTCAGAGCAAAAAGGTGGATTTCCAGAAGATCGAAGTCGATTTTGCGGAATTGCTGACCGATGAAGAACTGGAAGAGCTGTATCTGGATATGCTGGCAGATGGCGAAATTATGAAGCAGGAAATCGATCTGTCGATGAATTTGAAAACGGCAGTTCAGTTAACAGATGCACAGCGCGCTGATATTCGCAGTCAGGTTGCACAGACAGCTCAGAGTGATCCTGGACTAGCGAATCAGGCGAAGGACTGGATGAGCAGTAAAACGCCGGATGAACAGAAAACGGTCTATCAGAACAAGTACGTGAATCAACCTGCCGCTGAACCCGAAAAGAAAAGCAAAGAGCAAAAACAAGTGGAACTGGCGCAGCAGCAACAGGAATACAAGGAGATGAATCAGAACCGTACGAAGATTTACAATTGGCAGCAACAATCGAAAGAGATTCGGGCAACAGGAGAAAGGGCAGGGAAAACGGAAGCCCAAATCCAAGCGATGCTACCCGCACCTCCGGTACTAAGTGGACAGCGCTCTTCTGGGCAAGGATCTTCAAGTGGGAAAAAGAGTCTGGGTGAGCAGTTCATGGAGTCCACCGGTCTTGGAGATGCCTTTAAATCTATCCGTCCATGGCTCGATCAGATGGAGCTGGAACATGTCATTCCGCAAAAACCGGATTATTTAAGCAAACAAACGCAAAAAACGGTATACTTATCCAGATACACGTTCCAAGTGTTGATAGTAGATCCCCAGATGATGATTGCCCAATTCAATATTATTTTTGGCGTGGTGGCCATCATATCCGCGATCCCATCAGGCGGGCTCTCTCTGTATGTCCTAGCTGCTGCAGATGCAGCTATAGGTGCAACGATGATTGTTGTGAATGTCCAGAAACTGAATGACCTGAAAAACGGAAACGCGTACACCAATCCTACGTTTCTTGGAATGGATCAGAAGATTCTGGATGATCTCGGAGTCGCTCTGATGTTCGTCAATCTGGCGATCTTGGCCAAACATGGGTTGAATAAAGCCGCGGATAAGCTGATCAATAGCAAGAACATGTCGGCACTAGATAGTAACTGGACGGCGTGGAAACAACAAGCGAAGACGAACTTGAATAAAACAGCGGGTAACATCACGGATGTTGCTTCTGATGCGCTGAATCGTGCGAAGAATCGCCTTCCCGGCTCTAAGCTCGCCATGGATGGCTCACCTCATGTATCCTTCAGTAAACCTACCAAGCCTTTGCCGCAAAATAGCCGACAGCAGAACTTCTGGAAAGAGACGGAGGCAGGTAAGGGGGATTTAGCGAGGAAACTGGATGGGGGAACGGGTGAAGATTTAGTTAATATTCCAAAGGTTGATTGGAGTAAATACACTCGTGTAGATAATTACGAACCGACCTTTGGAACTATACCTGATAAAGCAAATTATTTGCTTGCCTCTAAGCACTATGATGAGATTAGAAGTGTGGGTATGGAAGATGTTCAACAGGTTGCAAGAAATACTGGCTTTTCACTAGAGGAAATCAAACTAGTGAAGCAACATATCTTTTTTGATTCACATAAAATACCATTGGATGATAAGAGCTATAGAGTAGGACAGTTTACACCCGATGCGGATTTTGGTTACGCATGGAAGCAAGCACAAAAAGAGAAAGAATTAACACAGTCACAGAAAGAGTGGTTGCAGCAAATGATTAGGCATGAACTTACGGAAATTGAACATATGAAGCAGGGGCATGCATATAAGAATCCAGGTGCATACAATCCTGACGAAAATAGATTTGGATCTTTTCCTCCAGGAGCACACGACGCAGCTGACCCGCAACCTAAAGGTGAGTTTGATGGAGCGTTTAGCTATAATTTAAAAGAACAAGGTAAGATAGAAAAACAACTAGAAAGAGAAAAAGGAGAATAAATGTGAAATATTTAAATCAAGCCATTAAACGTATATCCGTAATAGATTGGAGCTGTCTTGGGGAACAGGAATCTAAGTCACAAAGTTATTTGTGTCGCGAGTATTTGAGAAGAGCAACTATATTTCTAAAAAATCATCCAGGTACTTGTGTACCTCCTTTTATTATGATTTCCAATTCGATCACTGAGCCACAAGAAAACATTGAGATGATTGAAGTAGTCAGTGAAATAGATAACTCTTACCATAGAGCACTAATTACAAGTTATCTCGAATTATGTGCTCTTATTGATGAAAAGAATCCAATTGCTATGAATAATAAGGATTTGTTTGAACCAGTAATGAAGCTCTATGAACGAGGTGGCTATTTCTATAGAAGGGAAGGATTTATTTATATAAACGGTACTTCTATTAAAATTGCAGATGTTGCTTGGGAGGAACAGAAGCCACTAGATATTAGTGATGAAACCTTGGATGCACTAGATAATGGTTGAGCGCAAAATAGTCGACAACAAAACTTCTGGAAAGAGACGAAGGCAGGTAAAGGAGATTTAGCAAGGAAACTGGATGAACGGGTGAATATAATAAATCTGAGCTTTATGATAATAACGGAAAATATACTGGAGGAAGAACTCAAGAAGAGTTAGATGACTTGGCTACAGATCCAGATAGTGGACATATTTTAGATGACCAAGGGAGAAAGGAAAGAGAAGTAGGTTTAGCTGTAGCAGAAAGAGGAGATCTAGGCAGAATAAAAAGTGACTCTGGTGGCACTAAATTTTATGACGAATTATCACCTAAGTTATGATTCCTTCCCTAATGGTTACACCGATCCCAATAAGTGAGCATTTAGCGTAAAAACTACACTAGAGAATATGTATAAAAAATTGAATAAATATATCTATATAATAATTGATTCCAGAGAACTAATCGCAGAGCATATAGAGCAACGAAAAGAGGCTATTGTCAAGGGAGGGTTAGTTGATAAAGTAATTTGGTATCCTTAAATTAAGGTGAGGGATAGAATGGAAATTGAAAAAAATATAATCGCAAAGTTAGAGTCACATCAAATATGGTTGGAATCAGCAGGCGAAGACGGAAAGAAGTTAATACTTGACGAAATAAATTTAGAGTTTATTGATTTGTCAAAGTTCTCCCTGAAGGAAGCTAGATTGATTGGCTGTTCATTTGATAGCGTGAACTTTGAAGTGGGTAATTTCATTTTAACATGGGTTTGTTCTTCAACGTTTAGAAATGCTTGGTTAAAGGATGCTAATTTCTATAAAGCAAATGTATCTTATGCCGATTTTAGTAATAGTAATCTTAAAAATGCTAGATTTACAGATTGTGAGAGCGAAGAGACGGTCTTTTTTGGCGCTGATCTATCAAACGCTGAATTAAATATTTGTTATTTTAGTAGTGTAGACTTTAGAGATTCAGTACTAGATAATGCTAATATTGAAGATTCCTTTTTTGAAGATGTTTTAGTTAATGGAGCAAGTTTTAGAAATGTAAAGGGGATTGAGAAAGCTAATATTATTAGCATAAATATTGGATCTCCCGAGCATCCTTTAACTTTAGAAAAAGAACAAGCTAAAAGATGGATTTTTGAAAATTGTATGTGATGCTCTACTTCACACAATCGATGAGCTAATCCATTTTGCTTTTACTCACATCAAATATTTTATTCTATTAACTAAACCTCGGTTCTCCGTTTCATCAAACAGGTTGATCATGGTCAGACACCACCATGATCAACCTGTTTCTTATGTCTTTATTTCCCATAAAAGTACGCCAATTGGCTGGGAATTATATTGGCGGAGATGCCCAGAACATGGTGACAAGTGATCAGGTAACCATCGGAGCCTCTACTACTGCAATACGAGGAGACGGACTGGCAATTGTATGGAGCGGCCTGCTGGGTGTGGGTACCGTTATTTTGCCAGATGACACAATGGATGCCCCTCGTATATTCTTCGGAGTTCCCGACTTATCGTTGGGGAGGAGATCAAGACTATTAGGTTATCCAATTCAATATTATTTTTGGAGTGGTGGCTATCATATCTGCGATCCCATCAGGCGGGCTCTCTCTGTATGTCTTCGCTGCTGCAGATGCAGCTATAGGTGCAACGATGATTGTTGTGAATGTCCAGAAACTGAATGACCTGAAGAACGGAAACGCGTACACCAATCCTAGGTTTCTTGGAATGGATCAGAAGATGCTGGATGATCTGGGTGTCGCTCTGATGTTCGTCAATCTGGCGATCTTGGCCAAACATGGGTTGAATAAAGCCGCGGATAAGCTGATTAATAGCAAGAACATGTCGGCATTAGATAGTAACTGGACGGCGTGGAAACAACAAGCGAAGACAAAACCTGAATAAAACAGCGGATAACATCACGGATGTTGCTTCTGATACGCTGAATCGTGCGAAAAATCGCCTTCCCGGTTCAAAGCTCGCGATGGATGGCTCACCTCATGTATCGTTCAGTAAACCTACCAAGCCTTTGCCTCAAAATAGCCGATAGCAGAACTTCTGGAAAGAGACGGAGGCAGGGAAAGGTGATTGGATTAATTACCTGACCCTTTAAAGGCTAGTGGAAAAATAAAATTATATACGTGTGCAAGCTGTAGTAGAGTTATTGAGAGGTTTCATAAAGATTACTCAAATATTGATATTGAAGTAATTCATAACGGCGGTGAATTAGTAATTCCAAAGAAAGAATTCTTAAAGGGGACCAAAATATGAAACGAAATTATGAGGCATTATTCGGTGCATTTTATGAAAGATATTTTGATTTCAAGAGTCAGGGAATAAGCAATGCTGAAGCACTCGTCTGTACATCTGAGGCATACTTCGGTGTACAAAAAAGAGGCGAAATGGAGAAAGCGGTAGTTGTCATTGCAGAAGGAAGGATTTATTTAACACATTCAAAAATTTTTATAAATTCAAAAGAGAGGATAGTTAATCTGCTGAAGGACTTAGATTTAGAAAAGTTACAACTTGAAACAACCTCTGATGAGTATCAAGACATATTAGAACGAAGAGATATGGTGCTTGATGGGATAGAAAGTATTCCTGTTGATCATAGTCCGTTTGCAAGATGGTATTACAATGAAATGGAAAAGGAAGTAAAGAACTACTTTATAGAAATTTTTGTTAACACGAACGATGCAAGTGAGATAATTGAGAAAATAGAGGAAAGGTTTGAGCGTGAATGTAGGAGTACGTGGAGCGAGAATATTGTTGTTAAAACAACACTCGCCGAACTGCTCATTAGACATAGCATTAAAACAGAGAATAAATTTTTGAGTTTGAAAATCGAATTAGAGCGGTTTGATATGAACGAAATAGGTCAACTATTAACAGAATCCGAGAAGTTTGATCTTTCTATCCGGATTAAGGAAGTGTTAAGTAAAGTTTAGGAGTTTAAGAACAAAATTTTGGTTCTTAAGAAGAACTTCTCAATTTTATGATTTTTAAATCAAAAACCCAGAACAGGATTGGCAATTTTTAGCGCTGCAGATATGTATGGCATAAAAATACCAATTGATATTTATGCTTACTGCAGAAATGAGTGCGGTGGAGTCAGAAGATATTAGTGATGCTACTTTGGATTACTAGATAATGATTGGTTTGAGACAACTTTACAGTTAACGTCACAATTCAAGCTAACCAACAGGTATGGTTTCATTTTATCCACCGCTAATACTATAAAACGCAAGTTTCGGCTATTAAAATATCTCACCCTCTGCCGAATGAACCTGATATTTAATTATTTTGGTTGTATGCGCATCAATCCTTTAGTATCAAAACCTCAATAAGGTTATTCCGTTGCACTGGTTAGGTCGATCATGGTCAGATACCACCATAATTGATCTGTTTTTCGCGATCTTTTCTCAATATCTTTCGAACCGTATAATCTCCCTATGAACTTAAGATATTGGACATAAAGGTAATATACTAAATACCTGTGTCATTCTATGAAATTGCTACCGTTTTAAGAAACTAAAAGTTTTAGAAAACTAGCCGATAATGAGTTAACAAAAAATAAGCTAATGCAAGAAGGAATACCTCTTCGTAAAATTGAGTCAATTAAGAATAGTAAACCATTAGATGGAGAACCTTCTGGTGTCCATGATTTAACATATCCTCAACCAGGTGACTTTTGAGGGGGATAAGAGAAAGTTTTAGATAGTATGGAGGGAAAAGATGAATAAGGTATTTGAAGAAGCTAAATGTATTATTCAAAATATTGATTGGAGCCATATTGAGTTTAAAAGACCTTCGTATTATGCGTTATTATCTGAGCACCTGAGAAGAAGCTCATTATTTTATGATTATCTTCACAAAGATTCGATGAGAACAATAGTATTTAATGCTATGGAATTAATCGATATGCAATTACCTGAAAAAGTATTAGAAAAATGTATGGAATCACTCCAAAATGTAGAAGGTATTTTTGTCAGAGAAGTGTGTAAACATTATTTAGAATGGGCTTATTTAATAGGGGAGGGTGTACCAATTGCTGTTCAGTTCAAGGAGCTATACTTACCCATAATAAAGCTATTTGAAAGAGGGGGCAGAATACAATATGATAAGGGACTGTTGATTATTGGGGGATTAACTTGTTCGCGATTTGTATCTTCGGAGTCTAGTTTGTTTGAACCAGAGGATATTAGTGAGAGTTATCTAGATGTGATTGATAAAGATGTTTTGAATAGGTGATTATTGTAAAAAAATCATATAATTATCTTTCAATACAATCAATAAAATTCACAATACGAGCTATCCGCCGTATTGTTGTTTCTTTTTTGTACATCACAATAAGCTAAAAATAAAATTATATTAACAAAAATACACCATCCTGTGCCGAATTAACCTAAAATTCGACCCAGAAGATAAACGTTCTTTTACTCTCGTATCAACGCCCAGCAAATGCTTAAGTGTCATCCTACTATTTTAGTAAAGGAATTGGTAACTATGAGTGAAAAATCAGAAGAATTTTTTAGAAAAATCATAGATTTCTTACCGTCAACAGATGCTGCATATAGAGAATCAATTTCTACATACGGTGAAGTACTTGAAACTATAATTATTGAGGATATCTTCATGCCCGAGATTATAAAACTGCTAAGCGAAGAAAGTAACATCAGTTTGTTAGAACGAATTTTTGACTATTTTGAAGAAGTATCTACTTGTGGAGATGCTCACTTGATAAATCTTTTATCAATTACGGCATTAGAGGTACTCGGTAATGATAGATCGATTCTATCAACCGCACAGCAATACATGGGACCTGCAACGACACAACTTCAAATCGAAGCTGATAGAGCCATAGGTAGGAACGTCTAAGGTCGATAGATGCTTCTATGAAATCCACTAACTCTACAAAGTTAATAATACAAAAAAAGAGCATCCCCTCGTAAACAAGAGATGCCCACCGATATTCAATATTACAATCTGTTTACAAGTACCCAAGGCTCTTATTCTTTAACAACAGAAGCACCCACAGCATCTTCCATCTGATCGTTGTAGAGACGGAACAAACCTAGACGCCAGAAGGCTGCGCCTTTCAGGTCATAACGTTTTGCGAGTCCGAGCTTATCATCAACAGAAGATGGGGTTTCACTATTTAAGCTGATACCTAGCAACAGTTTTTCCTTCGGGACACCTGCTTGCAGCGCTAACTCAATTGCTTTCTGCACAAGGCTGTTAGGTTCAGGTACTTGGGCGTCGGTACCAACAGGGTTGAACTGATAAGCCATGATGATCAGATCATCGGCTGTGGCAGCGAGTGTTTTGTAATCATAACCCTTGTATGCACTATTTAATGGAGGCACCGCTAATGATAGGGAGATGTCTGCTCCTAGGGAAGCCTTCAATTCTTTAACATAATTATTCAGCAACTTCTGCTGCTGCACCGGATCTAATTTGAAGCCCAATCCTTCAAAGTCAAGGACAACTCCGCCGAATCCATTCTCCACAACCGCCGTACTAATCCCTTCAATCGACTTCTTCCGCAAACTACTGTCGCTTAATACCTTCGTTAATTCACCGTTACCATCAAGAGCATAAACCATGAGATAAGGTTTAATATCTTGATCTGCCGCATCTGCAACAATGGATTGTGGTGTAATGTCACCGGCTGCAGCAGGGAAGTTGTATTCATCTCCCTGAAGGGTGAATTGTCCTTCACGATCAATCCGACTCCAGCCAAACACAACGGAGTTCATGGTAGACACAAGATCTATTTCATGGAAAGCTCTCACCGCATAGAACGCTCTTAAATGCATCTCGCGCTGCGGCGAGACAAGAGATACGGTTCGTGTGGATTGATCCCATTTTACACCAACCCCGAATTGACTGCTGAATGAGCTTAACGGGATGAGTACACGACCTTCTCTTTGAACGGGTGCAGCAGCGAGTTTAACTTTTTTGCCATTAACCGTTGCCGTGGAACTACCTACCTGAAGCAATACCTCGGTTGTCTGTCCTTTTACCTTGCCAACGGCTTTGACCGTCTGTGACTTACTATTCCACTGAATACCAATACCTAGCGATTCCCCGACTGTCCGGAACGGAACGTAGGTGACGCCTTTTTCTATGCGGGGTGCTGCATCAAATTTCAGAGCGATGTTATCTAGTTTGACGGTGATTGCCGGTGCAGCCGAAATGTTTGATAGATTGGGAAGAGTACCAAGTAACGAGAAGGCAAGCACGGTTGCCGCGGTTGTTTTCATTATTTTCTTATAAAGCATGATTGATTATAACCTCCAACTCTCACATTATTCGTGACAACATACATTAACAAAATCTAGAAATCTAGTTTACCGTAGTATAGCAAAAATTGCATAGAGTTCCAATTCCATACGAGTCAATATTTGGCGTAATTCATATAACTCCAGATGATTCATTATAGAAACGGAATGGAATATGAGGAAAAGGAATAAAGTAGCTGGTATAGGTTCAAGATTACGGCACCTAGGGATTGGGTAATAGGTATTCATAAAAGGATGTATTTCTTCCAATAGAAGGGGGTTCCTCATGAATCATTCCATGAACTTATCCAGTGCAGCTATCCTGGGAATGGGAACGGCATTGCCCGTTCATTCTGTATCACAGACTGATATTGCTGAGCTTATTGCTTCTTCTCTTCATGATCGGCCAGATCTTGCTCGTTTTGCGAAACGGGTATTTAAATCTTGCGGGGTAGACACGCGTTACACCGTTGAACCCAGCTACCTCGGCACACTCGAACATTGTCGTTATCTTCCCTCCACCGATGAATCGGATATTCCCACAACCAAAGAACGAATGAATACATATAAACAGGAAGCTCTTCCGTTAGGCATTGAAGCTGCCCAGAAAGCATTGCAGGATGCGAATATGTCTCCAGATAAAATCACACATCTGATCACAGTCAGTTGTACAGGACAGTATTCACCTGGTCTGGACGTTTTGCTGATTCCACAACTGGGATTATCACCTCGTGTTAATCGGATGCCTCTCATTTTTCATGGATGTGCAGCTGGTTTGAAAGCGATTCAAATGGCTCGGGATATCGTGCAAGGTGCACCCGGATCACAAGTATTAATCGTCTGTGTGGAATTGTGTACTCTACATTTTCAGCCGGTGAAAGAAAGAGAATCGTTGTTCTCAGCATCGTTATTCGGTGACGGAGCATCAGCCTGTATCGTAGGTGCACCACAGTCCCAGGACTTACACTATCTTGATCTAGGAACAGGATATTCTGTTCTTCTGCCAGACTCCACGGAGGATATGACTTGGGAGGTAGGTAACCACGGATATGATCTGTATTTGTCCCCTCGCATCCCTAAACTATTAGGCGTTCATCTCGAGGAAGAACTTAGACAGCTACTTCAGAGCGAAGAATTACCTGAACTCTGGGCTATTCACCCGGGAGGAAGAGGCATCGTGGATGCTGTGCAGAATGTGATGAATCTGGAAGATGAACAAACGAAGTATAGCCGGGAAATTCTTAGAACGGTCGGTAATCTGTCTTCCAACACAATTCTGTTTGTGCTAAAAGCAATGCGCGCAGAGATGGCTGCCGGGCAGAAGCCTTCTACCGAGGGTGTTGCAATGGCATTTGGACCAGGTCTAACCGCCGAGCTTATGAAGTTCACCTACGTACCTGCGTTCTCTCCAGCCGTTAAGGAGGAAAAGGATCATGCCCTT
This genomic interval carries:
- a CDS encoding PAAR-like protein produces the protein MGIIDTVLDKGTLGELLSSPWRSEDTYVTAGAYMYCTFGTHEDVLNKLEPNGVYINGSPMLTVDDCVTSTSEPRVMHGVPCTKMGENIDGNLYSFGYCRSELHPMKTAEKLIGDYAALPHIIDPDPLELTFGKAVFPCAPDLMPTASASAPAQAPFTAQATAQLSAMVSLPMSNSLLDALTGATTKWTNGSSNVSIQGVPALTSKSCLYCKCGGKISLLTNGMDPAPPQFSAR
- a CDS encoding pentapeptide repeat-containing protein, yielding MEIEKNIIAKLESHQIWLESAGEDGKKLILDEINLEFIDLSKFSLKEARLIGCSFDSVNFEVGNFILTWVCSSTFRNAWLKDANFYKANVSYADFSNSNLKNARFTDCESEETVFFGADLSNAELNICYFSSVDFRDSVLDNANIEDSFFEDVLVNGASFRNVKGIEKANIISINIGSPEHPLTLEKEQAKRWIFENCM
- a CDS encoding Imm3 family immunity protein — protein: MKRNYEALFGAFYERYFDFKSQGISNAEALVCTSEAYFGVQKRGEMEKAVVVIAEGRIYLTHSKIFINSKERIVNLLKDLDLEKLQLETTSDEYQDILERRDMVLDGIESIPVDHSPFARWYYNEMEKEVKNYFIEIFVNTNDASEIIEKIEERFERECRSTWSENIVVKTTLAELLIRHSIKTENKFLSLKIELERFDMNEIGQLLTESEKFDLSIRIKEVLSKV
- a CDS encoding DUF7674 family protein — translated: MSEKSEEFFRKIIDFLPSTDAAYRESISTYGEVLETIIIEDIFMPEIIKLLSEESNISLLERIFDYFEEVSTCGDAHLINLLSITALEVLGNDRSILSTAQQYMGPATTQLQIEADRAIGRNV
- a CDS encoding stalk domain-containing protein; this translates as MLYKKIMKTTAATVLAFSLLGTLPNLSNISAAPAITVKLDNIALKFDAAPRIEKGVTYVPFRTVGESLGIGIQWNSKSQTVKAVGKVKGQTTEVLLQVGSSTATVNGKKVKLAAAPVQREGRVLIPLSSFSSQFGVGVKWDQSTRTVSLVSPQREMHLRAFYAVRAFHEIDLVSTMNSVVFGWSRIDREGQFTLQGDEYNFPAAAGDITPQSIVADAADQDIKPYLMVYALDGNGELTKVLSDSSLRKKSIEGISTAVVENGFGGVVLDFEGLGFKLDPVQQQKLLNNYVKELKASLGADISLSLAVPPLNSAYKGYDYKTLAATADDLIIMAYQFNPVGTDAQVPEPNSLVQKAIELALQAGVPKEKLLLGISLNSETPSSVDDKLGLAKRYDLKGAAFWRLGLFRLYNDQMEDAVGASVVKE
- a CDS encoding type III polyketide synthase, whose translation is MNHSMNLSSAAILGMGTALPVHSVSQTDIAELIASSLHDRPDLARFAKRVFKSCGVDTRYTVEPSYLGTLEHCRYLPSTDESDIPTTKERMNTYKQEALPLGIEAAQKALQDANMSPDKITHLITVSCTGQYSPGLDVLLIPQLGLSPRVNRMPLIFHGCAAGLKAIQMARDIVQGAPGSQVLIVCVELCTLHFQPVKERESLFSASLFGDGASACIVGAPQSQDLHYLDLGTGYSVLLPDSTEDMTWEVGNHGYDLYLSPRIPKLLGVHLEEELRQLLQSEELPELWAIHPGGRGIVDAVQNVMNLEDEQTKYSREILRTVGNLSSNTILFVLKAMRAEMAAGQKPSTEGVAMAFGPGLTAELMKFTYVPAFSPAVKEEKDHALL